One genomic segment of Desulfomicrobium sp. ZS1 includes these proteins:
- a CDS encoding PAS domain-containing hybrid sensor histidine kinase/response regulator has product MKSRTSQSGDPDLLRRKAEEISRKSESRSPESLTGAPVEETSRIVHELRVHQIELEMQNEELRRIHQELAEEHERYLDLFDFAPVGYCTLTEHGQITATNLTATTMLDVTRNNLVGQQITRFICDDDQLTFVREMKELFATGAARSCELRLKKTDSTQFWACLKLVLKQHGDTPVCRVVISDINDRKQAEIALTESELHFRNLANCGQALIWTSGEDKLCDYFNEPWLDFTGRTLEQELGNGWLEGVHAEDLDRCLSTYVTAFDRHEPFSMEYRLRHVSGEYRWLVDQGTPRFNSQDAFVGYIGHCLDITPRKHMEEELLATKNAAESANKAKSAFLANMSHEIRTPLNGLLGMMQLLETTETSDEQQMYIEMAIRSGGRLTRLLSDILDLSRIEAGRMPLSEEPFNLSETFSAITDSFGPVSIQKRLPIRIDVAPDVPEEVLGDEVRVRQVLFNLVGNAMKFCAHGEVRVEVSTLLPLPPDTVRVLFCVSDTGAGMSDTTLETLGDPFTQASEGFTREHQGAGLGLSICKRLVAAMGGTLAFESTLGAGTTAYLMLPFRRRAHSRLPDQPNAESAAPSLRILLVEDDETSRLAETQLLKKMGHTVQTAGNGIEALESMRRSTFDCVLMDVQMEVMDGLEATKKIRTDASKFFDPKIPIVAMTAYAMRGDRERFIMAGMDDYISKPFDRNKLAQVLGGIDVKDRT; this is encoded by the coding sequence ATGAAGAGCCGAACCAGTCAATCCGGAGACCCGGACCTGCTTCGCCGCAAGGCTGAAGAAATCAGCCGAAAGAGCGAATCCCGTTCGCCGGAGAGCCTCACCGGCGCTCCCGTCGAAGAGACATCGCGGATAGTGCACGAACTGCGTGTGCACCAAATCGAACTCGAGATGCAGAATGAGGAATTGCGCAGAATACATCAGGAACTTGCGGAAGAGCATGAACGGTATCTGGATCTCTTCGACTTTGCTCCGGTGGGCTATTGCACTCTGACCGAACATGGGCAGATCACGGCAACAAATCTCACGGCCACGACAATGCTGGACGTGACCCGAAACAACCTCGTCGGACAGCAGATAACCCGCTTCATCTGTGATGATGACCAGCTCACCTTCGTCCGAGAGATGAAAGAGCTGTTCGCGACCGGGGCAGCGCGAAGCTGCGAACTGCGCTTGAAAAAAACAGACAGCACCCAGTTCTGGGCCTGCCTGAAATTGGTCTTGAAGCAGCACGGCGACACCCCTGTGTGCCGCGTTGTCATAAGCGACATCAACGACCGGAAGCAGGCCGAAATCGCGCTGACCGAGAGTGAACTGCATTTCAGAAATCTGGCCAACTGCGGCCAGGCATTGATCTGGACTTCCGGAGAAGACAAGTTGTGCGATTACTTCAATGAGCCCTGGCTCGACTTCACCGGACGCACCCTGGAGCAGGAACTCGGCAACGGCTGGCTCGAAGGGGTGCATGCGGAGGATTTGGATCGTTGCCTGAGCACCTATGTCACGGCCTTTGACCGGCACGAACCGTTCAGCATGGAGTACCGGCTGCGCCATGTCAGCGGCGAATATCGCTGGCTGGTGGATCAGGGCACGCCACGCTTCAATTCACAGGACGCATTCGTCGGCTACATCGGCCATTGCCTGGACATCACCCCCCGCAAACACATGGAAGAAGAACTCCTGGCCACGAAAAACGCGGCCGAATCGGCAAACAAGGCCAAGAGCGCATTTCTGGCCAACATGAGTCACGAAATCAGGACTCCGTTAAACGGGTTGCTGGGCATGATGCAGCTCCTTGAAACGACGGAGACAAGCGACGAACAGCAGATGTACATCGAAATGGCCATCCGCTCCGGGGGCAGACTGACCCGCCTTTTAAGCGACATCCTGGACCTGTCCCGCATCGAGGCAGGCCGAATGCCCTTGAGCGAGGAACCGTTCAATCTGTCCGAAACATTTTCCGCCATCACCGACAGTTTTGGCCCGGTGAGCATTCAAAAGAGACTGCCCATCCGCATCGACGTCGCGCCGGATGTGCCCGAGGAAGTGCTCGGGGATGAGGTCCGCGTCCGCCAGGTGCTGTTCAATCTTGTCGGCAACGCCATGAAGTTTTGCGCCCATGGAGAGGTCCGGGTTGAGGTATCGACCCTGCTTCCCCTGCCGCCGGATACGGTCCGCGTGCTGTTTTGCGTTTCCGACACGGGCGCGGGAATGAGCGACACGACGCTTGAGACTCTGGGAGACCCCTTTACCCAGGCCAGCGAGGGCTTTACCCGCGAGCACCAGGGCGCAGGCCTTGGGCTCTCCATATGCAAACGCCTCGTTGCCGCCATGGGCGGCACGCTGGCCTTTGAAAGCACCTTGGGAGCTGGAACCACCGCATACCTGATGCTCCCCTTCAGGCGGCGGGCGCATTCACGCCTCCCGGACCAGCCTAACGCGGAATCCGCCGCGCCATCGCTACGCATTCTGCTCGTCGAAGACGACGAAACAAGCCGCTTGGCCGAAACGCAACTGCTCAAAAAAATGGGACACACCGTGCAAACGGCCGGCAACGGGATTGAAGCACTGGAAAGCATGCGACGCAGCACCTTTGATTGCGTACTTATGGATGTGCAGATGGAAGTCATGGACGGCCTGGAGGCCACCAAAAAAATCAGGACGGACGCCTCCAAATTCTTTGACCCCAAAATTCCCATCGTCGCCATGACGGCATATGCCATGCGTGGTGATCGCGAGCGGTTCATCATGGCAGGCATGGATGACTACATATCAAAACCGTTCGACCGTAATAAGCTGGCGCAGGTGCTGGGCGGCATTGACGTCAAAGACAGGACATGA
- a CDS encoding lmo0937 family membrane protein has translation MEFEMLYTIAGVLIILWLLGIVSGYTIGSFIHVLLVIAVIIILVNLIQGRRIL, from the coding sequence ATGGAGTTCGAAATGTTGTACACTATCGCAGGAGTTCTTATAATTTTATGGTTACTTGGGATCGTCAGCGGCTATACAATCGGATCATTCATACATGTCCTTCTTGTCATTGCCGTTATTATCATCCTCGTGAATTTAATCCAGGGAAGAAGGATACTCTAA
- a CDS encoding DUF3185 domain-containing protein, whose amino-acid sequence MKTLSIVGIMLIVLGIAAFAYQGITYTTQEKVVDLGPLQMTAEKTRTIPLPPIMGAIALAGGIALLVVGKRNS is encoded by the coding sequence ATGAAAACATTAAGCATAGTCGGAATCATGCTGATCGTCCTTGGAATAGCGGCCTTTGCTTACCAGGGCATCACCTACACGACCCAAGAAAAAGTCGTTGATCTTGGCCCCCTGCAGATGACGGCTGAAAAAACGCGGACAATACCGCTGCCTCCGATCATGGGCGCAATCGCGCTAGCGGGCGGTATCGCCCTGCTGGTTGTAGGCAAGAGAAACTCATGA
- a CDS encoding CsbD family protein — protein MKPSTKNQTEGVYHEAKGKIKETVGKIIDKPSLEAEGLAEKVAGKVQKKVGEVEKVLEE, from the coding sequence ATGAAGCCCAGCACAAAAAATCAGACGGAAGGCGTTTACCATGAAGCCAAAGGCAAGATCAAGGAAACCGTCGGAAAGATTATCGACAAACCCTCCTTGGAAGCTGAAGGACTCGCGGAAAAGGTAGCAGGCAAAGTACAGAAAAAAGTCGGCGAGGTGGAAAAGGTGTTGGAAGAATAA
- a CDS encoding phage holin family protein has protein sequence MNRLSTGIFGFTGAATRLGGVATQILQDRLELLALELREAKIRFVQALVLVCLGVVFSLLGLVLLMVAGVWLLPPEWRIYGLATLAVASLIAGAAAFRTLVRALAQNPLAFDQSVAELKKDATCFLTKN, from the coding sequence GTGAACAGGCTCTCCACGGGGATTTTCGGATTCACCGGCGCGGCAACCCGGCTCGGCGGAGTTGCCACCCAAATCCTTCAGGACCGCCTGGAGCTGCTGGCGCTTGAATTGCGGGAGGCCAAAATCCGTTTCGTGCAGGCCTTGGTCCTGGTCTGTCTGGGAGTGGTCTTTTCCCTGCTCGGCCTCGTGCTGCTGATGGTGGCCGGAGTGTGGCTATTGCCGCCAGAATGGCGGATCTATGGGCTCGCGACCCTGGCCGTGGCCAGCCTGATTGCAGGAGCGGCCGCCTTCCGCACTCTCGTAAGAGCTCTTGCGCAAAACCCCTTGGCCTTTGACCAGAGCGTGGCTGAACTCAAAAAGGACGCGACATGCTTCTTGACCAAAAACTAG
- a CDS encoding YqjD family protein → MAQTYDNKKIISKEMRNIMEHAEALVDATAGELDERIATARTMLKQRLDSAKGEYDELEAKVMDKVQSADEFIHLKPYYVIGGTFISGLLLGWMMTRK, encoded by the coding sequence ATGGCTCAGACTTACGACAACAAAAAAATCATATCCAAGGAAATGCGCAACATCATGGAACACGCCGAAGCCCTCGTGGATGCGACAGCAGGAGAGCTTGACGAGCGCATCGCAACAGCCAGAACCATGCTCAAACAGCGTCTGGATTCGGCCAAAGGCGAATACGATGAACTGGAAGCCAAGGTCATGGATAAGGTGCAATCTGCCGACGAGTTCATTCACCTCAAACCGTACTATGTCATCGGTGGAACCTTTATCTCCGGCCTGCTCCTGGGTTGGATGATGACCAGGAAATAA
- a CDS encoding BON domain-containing protein, with product MSLADTGDDSVENYMNIFKIILCTLLLASLMSCAGTDTKQSTGQYVDDSAITAKVKAAIFDEDSLKSRQINVETFKGVVQLSGFVDSPRNSSKAEQIARDVDGVKSVINNIVVK from the coding sequence ATGTCACTGGCTGATACTGGAGATGACTCTGTGGAAAATTACATGAATATTTTTAAAATCATTTTATGCACCCTGTTGCTTGCATCGCTCATGAGCTGTGCCGGCACAGACACGAAGCAAAGCACCGGACAGTATGTTGATGATTCCGCCATCACCGCCAAGGTCAAGGCCGCCATCTTTGATGAAGATTCCTTAAAATCACGGCAGATCAACGTGGAAACATTCAAGGGAGTCGTTCAACTCAGCGGATTTGTCGATTCTCCACGAAATTCCAGCAAAGCAGAACAAATAGCCCGTGATGTAGATGGCGTGAAGTCGGTGATAAACAATATTGTTGTTAAGTGA
- a CDS encoding HEAT repeat domain-containing protein produces the protein MNTQPSTDANLQSLMKMLESKDGLVRQKARIALVEMGDPAVIPLSEALKHSKLDHTRWGAAKALGEIVDVRSIPALVHALDDTDADVAWLAGVALKKFEKAAWRILLQKLIESGVDSVRLRNGSRHVFSGQKEEGFNDLLEELMTSLEDTALPESSAIVATEILKRMRSDDADWD, from the coding sequence ATGAACACACAACCATCGACCGACGCAAACCTGCAATCCCTGATGAAAATGCTTGAAAGCAAAGATGGCCTGGTTCGCCAGAAAGCGCGGATAGCACTGGTGGAAATGGGCGACCCCGCCGTCATCCCCCTCTCGGAGGCACTCAAGCACTCGAAGCTGGATCATACCCGCTGGGGCGCCGCAAAAGCGCTGGGCGAGATCGTCGATGTCAGATCAATACCCGCCCTTGTGCACGCACTCGACGACACTGACGCCGACGTGGCCTGGCTTGCGGGAGTGGCCTTGAAAAAATTCGAAAAGGCGGCCTGGAGAATCCTGCTGCAGAAGCTGATCGAAAGTGGAGTGGACTCCGTAAGACTGCGCAACGGATCTCGTCATGTCTTCAGCGGTCAAAAGGAGGAAGGATTCAACGACCTGCTCGAAGAGCTCATGACCTCCCTCGAGGACACGGCACTCCCGGAATCGAGCGCGATCGTCGCAACGGAAATCCTAAAGAGAATGAGGAGCGATGACGCGGATTGGGACTGA
- a CDS encoding DUF3309 family protein gives MGLILIIILVLILIGAFPAWPHSKNWGYYPSGGLGLILLIVLILLLMGRI, from the coding sequence ATGGGCCTCATACTCATCATCATCCTGGTTCTCATACTTATCGGTGCCTTCCCGGCATGGCCGCACAGCAAAAATTGGGGATACTATCCCAGCGGCGGGCTTGGGCTTATCCTTTTGATCGTGCTCATTCTGCTGCTTATGGGAAGGATTTGA
- a CDS encoding YSC84-related protein, with protein sequence MNEFIKKHMPDITHGVFLLVMLAMMCVFASAALARTAEEIDTHADMTLQRFYKEVNGGKEIAKEAKALLIMSDVTKAGFVLGGTYGQGALRVNGKTTGYYNLIAGSYGFTFGAEQMDIILAFMTQKALDDFIKIDGWEIGVTGNVAFIDVGGGKRVDTTSLKDPVVAFVFSPEGLMVDASLKGAKFTKLNK encoded by the coding sequence ATGAACGAATTTATTAAAAAGCACATGCCGGACATAACACACGGCGTATTTCTGCTCGTAATGCTGGCAATGATGTGCGTATTCGCAAGCGCCGCGCTGGCACGAACAGCAGAAGAGATCGATACGCATGCCGACATGACGCTGCAGCGTTTTTACAAAGAAGTAAACGGAGGCAAGGAGATCGCAAAGGAGGCGAAAGCCCTCCTCATCATGTCCGACGTCACCAAGGCCGGTTTTGTTCTTGGCGGAACCTACGGCCAGGGAGCCCTCCGCGTGAACGGCAAGACCACCGGATACTACAATCTCATCGCCGGGTCTTATGGGTTCACCTTTGGCGCGGAACAGATGGATATCATCCTTGCCTTCATGACCCAGAAGGCTCTTGACGACTTTATAAAGATCGACGGCTGGGAAATAGGCGTCACCGGCAACGTGGCCTTCATCGACGTCGGCGGCGGCAAGAGAGTGGACACCACGTCGCTCAAAGACCCTGTCGTGGCCTTTGTCTTCAGTCCCGAGGGACTGATGGTCGATGCGTCACTGAAAGGCGCGAAGTTCACGAAGCTCAATAAATAA
- a CDS encoding cell envelope biogenesis protein OmpA: protein MQKILLALMILMILSASACTNMSRTQQGALSGGAIGAGAGLGISALTGGSLGAGALIGGALGGVAGGIYGNQK from the coding sequence ATGCAAAAAATACTTCTCGCCCTCATGATACTGATGATTCTGAGCGCTTCCGCCTGCACAAATATGTCCCGTACGCAGCAGGGGGCCTTGTCCGGAGGCGCCATCGGAGCCGGTGCTGGCCTTGGAATCAGCGCCCTGACTGGAGGCTCCCTTGGAGCTGGCGCCTTGATAGGCGGCGCGCTGGGCGGTGTCGCAGGCGGCATTTACGGCAATCAGAAATAA